Below is a genomic region from Tumebacillus amylolyticus.
TTGCATGTATTAGGCACGCCGCCAGCGTTCGTCCTGAGCCAGGATCAAACTCTCAATAAAAGTTTGGTTCACTGACTCGAATCGATCTTCATCTATCACTCGTTTAGTTTTCAAGGATCAATCGTGTCGCTCAGAGGCGACTTCAATAAGATAGCATATCAACTATCGAAAGTCAACTGCCAATCTCTAGTTTATTTTTCATCACCGCATCACTCGCGGCGACAAGAGTTATCTTATCATGTCCACTACCTTCTTGCGAATGACATGCTCAAACAAATATAAACAAAATCCCCCCTCTCACAACTGCACCTACTTCACCCTCCAACCGTCTTCGTTTCTCCCACTAAATCAGCCAACAACAAGGAGACCAGCGACTCTTGAAATACCTTTTCTCGCCGCGCCCTCATCGCCTCCGCCAATTGATCATCCCAAGGAACCTTCATCTGCAAATGAGCAGCCATATACTCCATTTCAATAGCTACTCCCCGTTCCACCGACAGATATTCTGCGCTTCCCATACGCCATGCTACAAACTGATCTCCGTAGCGCTTCTGCAACGAACAAGCCATTTCAATCCCTTTAGAATCAAAGTCCCCACTATACCAAATCTCCGCGCCTTGGACCCATAAGGCATCCAACAACCGTAATGCTGCTACAGAAGGTTGCCCGCTCGTACAAACCAGGACGGGCAACTCCCTTCCATCCGGCCATCGATCCAAAATCGTTTCAAACACAGCCGGGTTCTCTACAACAAACACCCGATCCCGTATTTCCCAGCCCACTTTTTTCTGAAAAAAAGCCAACGGCAACAAAAGTGGCATCCTCACCGCAATCGCTTTTGAAAAAAACGCCTCCCATGCATCCCCCGGAATGGTACGCAACCCAACCGCCGTCACAAAAGAAGATACCTCATCAAGCAGTACCCCCGCTTCCTGCCACACCTCACGCTTCCACTCCGCCGCACTCTCCGCATCAAGTTCCAAAATCGTACAAAGCGCTTGGTACAACCATCTCCCCACAATTCGATCTGCATCGAACGCATGCGGGTCACCGCTCAACCGATTTGCAAACACCGGCAACCGTTCCGTTATCCCCAGCCAACACGGAAGCTCGTCAAGCGCCCGAACGCAAAGCGACACCCAAGAAGCAGTCCCCTCTCGATTCTCGTCAAAAGAGTTTCGGACCGCCCGCGAACCGGCGGCCGAACCTTTCCAAATACCGTTCCACCAAGCCGCGCTCTCTTCGCGTTTGCAAGAACGATGCACAGATTCGCAAAATTCGTCCCACGAGCTCGCTTTCATGCCTTGGCGTTGCTTCTTTGAAATCAAAGGACGTCCCGTCACAAGCGGCACCAAGGTCTCCAATCCGACGGCCCAACGAGAACTCAACAGTTTGTTTTCCAACGCCGAAAGCTTAATCGTCGCCGTCGCTTCAGGCGGAAAAAACGTACCGAGCAATCCCGATATCTTCTGACTTTCTACATCCGTCAGATTTGGCACTTGTACCTGTCCGGAGAAGCGCCCCAACGACACCCACTTCCGCTCCGCCGCCTCAACCAAACGCTGAAATCCTGGATGTGAAAAAAGCGTCACCATCTCGCGCATCTGATCTTCCATGTCGATTCCCCTTTATCCGACCTGTTCAATCGCTTCAAAATTCGTCCTCCGCACTTTCCCATCCCACGTATAAGGAATCACGTCTACCGATTCCGCCCCTTTAGGCCGCATAATTTCATAAATAGACAATTTCGGCACCGTGTCAAAACACCCCCATAGCACTTGGCTGGTCATCATGTAATCAAACTCCATTTCGGTCAGCAACTCAAACAAATCCCTTACATTTTCCTCATCCACACCCGCAAATGCCTCGTCCAGCGAGATCAATTTCGGTGCATCCGGAGCCGTTCCTTTGTAACGCGACGAAACCGCAACGAACAACGGAATGTACATGGTCATCGCCTTCTCCCCGCCACTCATGACGTTGAACCTCGGGTCTGTCAACTCGCGGTACTCCACTTGCTCGCCCTGCTTGGATAAAAGTTGGAAGCGGTACCACTCACGGTAATCCAAAAATTGATGAATGATCTCTCGCAATGCTCCCACATGATCCGCCTCGGCCTTGGCTTGCTGGATTTTCTCTTGGAAGTGCTGGTAAAGTTCCTCGCGATCCGCATTCGTGAGATGCTCATAATCGCGACGCAACAACTCGACCAACCGAACTGTTTCCATCTCCATCTCGGAGCCTTTCTCTTTGGGCTCCCAGCGTAATTTCAACTGCAGCCCGCTGGAAGTATTGCGCTTGCTCATGAGCAAGTTCATCTCGCGTACCCACGCTTCAGCGCGTTGAATTTTTTGCCGGATGCTGACCCCTACACTCTGAATCAACACTTTTTCCAGCAGTTCTTTTTCCTTCTCTTGAAGTAAGAGATTCTGTTCCGCCAACTGTACCCGCAAC
It encodes:
- a CDS encoding TIGR02679 family protein, translating into MEDQMREMVTLFSHPGFQRLVEAAERKWVSLGRFSGQVQVPNLTDVESQKISGLLGTFFPPEATATIKLSALENKLLSSRWAVGLETLVPLVTGRPLISKKQRQGMKASSWDEFCESVHRSCKREESAAWWNGIWKGSAAGSRAVRNSFDENREGTASWVSLCVRALDELPCWLGITERLPVFANRLSGDPHAFDADRIVGRWLYQALCTILELDAESAAEWKREVWQEAGVLLDEVSSFVTAVGLRTIPGDAWEAFFSKAIAVRMPLLLPLAFFQKKVGWEIRDRVFVVENPAVFETILDRWPDGRELPVLVCTSGQPSVAALRLLDALWVQGAEIWYSGDFDSKGIEMACSLQKRYGDQFVAWRMGSAEYLSVERGVAIEMEYMAAHLQMKVPWDDQLAEAMRARREKVFQESLVSLLLADLVGETKTVGG